The sequence TAAGCCAAGAAACTGCATCTTGCATTTTTAATACAGTTGAAGGAGGATCTGTGTGAGGATTATAGGTTCCTAATTTTTCAATAAATCTTCCATCTCTAGGAGAACGAGAATCAGCTACTACTATATGATAAATAGGTTTGTGTTTTTTACCAATTCTTTTTAAACGTATTTTAACAGACATAAAAAGGTTTTTTATTAAGTAACCTAAATTTAGATATAAATATAATGTTTTTGAAAAAAAATGGTATATATTTATATTTTTCATAAGACCCGTTGTGTAACGGTAGCACAGCAGATTT is a genomic window of Blattabacterium cuenoti containing:
- the rpsP gene encoding 30S ribosomal protein S16, which translates into the protein MSVKIRLKRIGKKHKPIYHIVVADSRSPRDGRFIEKLGTYNPHTDPPSTVLKMQDAVSWLMKGAQPTNTVKSIFSKNGVLLKKYLLEGVKKGVLTDEESHKKFDTWYKFQMKLDK